From the Thermococcus sp. 18S1 genome, one window contains:
- a CDS encoding DNA-directed DNA polymerase II small subunit — protein MGLIEDLMANRYLITPSAYYLLVDSYKKDFTLAELIKFARARGTFVIDSAIAKEFLSGKAPAPLELTAGEGSPERREVAEEIPLKSGGTGELSEESSDFVGNTSDGAPVAESGETVSSSEEASSTYISTGTPAESTVETASFGESEQEEPNYSGGESFISTGTSSPDGDGGASVGENVSSETPGGEASPETFPVENGAVLQSEPSADTGSAFPENGNGYADDESYYSDENGNGVKPKIVYGDYGVPIAYVGEEVSEEKSYSTYADVVISPREGFHYRAREIKDDWELVFDVKNVKFEAPKVKSAASKEGEIIVKVYSDYFKSRLRKMRRILRENPELGSVIDIGKLGYVGGDEEVTIIGLINSKRETAKGFMFEVEDSTGIIKVFINRNNEESKKFFQIMPDSVIAFRGRYSGRGIFFANRIYLPDVPKFKRDKPPLEEKVYAILLSDVHVGSNKFCEKAFERFLEWLNGEVNNRAEEELVSRIKYMIIAGDVVDGIGIYPGQYNELEIPDIFDQYEALANLLRNVPDHITMFIGPGNHDAARTALPQPGFYDEYARPLKKLKNAVMISNPAVVRLHGRDFLIAHGRGIEDVVSFIPNRSHHRPAEAMLDLLKLRHLAPTFGEKVPVAPDSEDTLVIESVPDLFQAGHVHVMEYKMYNGVFLINTGTWQAQTEFQKMVNIMPTPARVPIIDVETARLRAVVRFDEYCEGV, from the coding sequence ATGGGTTTGATAGAGGATTTAATGGCCAATCGCTATTTAATCACCCCTTCGGCTTACTATCTTCTCGTGGATAGCTACAAGAAGGACTTCACCCTCGCTGAGCTGATAAAGTTCGCCCGTGCCAGGGGAACGTTTGTCATAGACTCCGCCATTGCGAAGGAGTTCCTCAGTGGGAAGGCCCCCGCTCCACTGGAACTCACCGCCGGCGAGGGTTCCCCCGAGCGCCGCGAGGTTGCCGAGGAAATTCCCCTCAAATCTGGGGGAACCGGCGAACTGTCGGAGGAGTCATCCGATTTTGTCGGGAATACTTCTGACGGGGCTCCTGTTGCCGAATCCGGCGAGACGGTTAGTTCTTCTGAAGAAGCGTCATCAACCTATATTTCCACTGGAACTCCTGCTGAATCCACTGTGGAAACCGCTTCTTTCGGTGAATCTGAGCAAGAGGAACCCAACTATTCTGGGGGGGAGAGTTTCATTTCCACTGGAACTTCGTCCCCCGATGGTGATGGCGGGGCGTCAGTCGGGGAAAACGTGTCCTCCGAGACTCCTGGAGGGGAGGCTTCCCCCGAGACGTTTCCTGTGGAGAACGGTGCTGTGCTGCAGTCGGAACCCTCCGCGGATACTGGCTCCGCTTTCCCGGAGAACGGAAATGGCTACGCCGACGATGAGTCCTACTACTCCGACGAGAACGGGAACGGTGTGAAGCCCAAGATAGTTTACGGTGACTACGGGGTGCCGATAGCCTACGTCGGTGAGGAGGTTTCCGAGGAGAAGAGCTACTCGACGTACGCGGATGTTGTTATATCGCCCAGGGAGGGCTTCCACTACCGCGCGAGGGAGATAAAGGATGACTGGGAGCTCGTCTTCGACGTCAAGAACGTGAAGTTCGAGGCTCCCAAAGTCAAGAGCGCCGCCAGCAAGGAGGGCGAGATAATAGTCAAGGTGTACTCGGACTACTTCAAGAGCCGGCTGAGGAAGATGCGCAGGATTCTCCGCGAGAATCCCGAGCTCGGCAGCGTCATAGACATAGGGAAGCTGGGCTACGTTGGGGGGGACGAGGAGGTAACAATCATAGGTCTCATCAACAGCAAGCGCGAGACTGCCAAGGGCTTCATGTTTGAGGTCGAGGACAGCACCGGGATAATCAAGGTCTTCATAAACCGCAACAACGAGGAGAGCAAGAAGTTCTTCCAGATAATGCCCGACTCCGTTATAGCCTTCCGCGGCCGCTACTCGGGGAGGGGCATATTCTTTGCCAACAGAATCTACCTCCCGGACGTTCCGAAGTTCAAGCGAGACAAGCCCCCGCTCGAGGAGAAGGTTTACGCCATCCTCCTAAGCGACGTTCACGTGGGGAGCAACAAGTTCTGTGAGAAGGCCTTTGAACGCTTCCTCGAGTGGCTCAACGGTGAGGTGAACAACCGCGCCGAGGAGGAGCTCGTGAGCAGGATAAAGTACATGATAATCGCCGGCGATGTCGTCGATGGAATCGGTATCTACCCCGGCCAGTACAACGAGCTGGAGATTCCTGACATCTTCGACCAGTACGAGGCCCTGGCGAACCTCCTCCGCAACGTGCCCGACCACATAACCATGTTCATCGGCCCGGGCAACCACGACGCCGCCAGAACCGCCCTCCCCCAGCCGGGATTCTACGATGAGTACGCCAGACCCCTCAAAAAGCTCAAGAACGCCGTCATGATAAGCAACCCGGCCGTCGTGAGGCTTCACGGACGCGACTTTCTCATTGCCCACGGGCGCGGCATAGAGGACGTCGTCAGCTTTATCCCGAACAGGAGCCACCACAGGCCCGCTGAGGCCATGCTCGACCTGCTCAAACTCCGCCACCTTGCGCCGACCTTCGGGGAGAAGGTGCCAGTCGCACCGGATTCGGAGGATACCCTCGTTATAGAATCCGTTCCCGACCTCTTCCAGGCCGGTCACGTCCACGTTATGGAGTACAAGATGTACAACGGCGTTTTTCTGATAAACACCGGAACTTGGCAGGCCCAGACGGAGTTCCAGAAGATGGTAAACATCATGCCGACACCCGCCAGGGTGCCCATAATAGACGTCGAAACCGCCCGCCTGAGGGCCGTTGTGAGGTTTGACGAGTACTGTGAGGGGGTTTGA
- a CDS encoding DNA-binding protein — translation MDDIEAQVLEWLRSGSEDAEDIVDLPWNVSEIGEATYVAEHPKMPFTLVVAFSDEFVHLVIPTSLETYGMDEADKLYVYHTLLELNDRIHMMKFSLGRPNDVVNIRVDLDKKTLGKEEFNDALTALAIGLLSGVEALGLEEEFVERVFDRILYMLLERIEKGYTYEQLMEFLTVKVGLDEAGARRLLDSVLEATQGKSGPEGA, via the coding sequence ATGGATGATATAGAAGCCCAGGTTCTTGAGTGGCTTAGGTCCGGTAGTGAGGACGCTGAAGATATCGTGGATCTTCCGTGGAACGTAAGCGAGATTGGTGAGGCCACCTACGTGGCGGAACACCCCAAGATGCCGTTTACCCTTGTGGTCGCGTTCTCTGATGAGTTCGTTCATCTCGTGATCCCCACCAGCCTTGAGACGTACGGCATGGACGAGGCTGACAAGCTCTATGTGTACCACACGCTTCTGGAGCTTAACGATAGGATTCACATGATGAAGTTCAGCCTGGGAAGGCCCAACGACGTCGTCAACATCCGCGTTGACTTGGACAAGAAGACCCTTGGAAAGGAAGAATTCAACGACGCCCTAACTGCCCTGGCGATAGGACTTCTGTCCGGTGTGGAGGCGCTGGGTCTTGAGGAGGAATTCGTGGAGCGGGTCTTTGACCGCATACTCTACATGCTCCTCGAGAGGATAGAGAAGGGGTACACCTACGAGCAGCTCATGGAGTTCCTGACTGTCAAAGTTGGACTCGACGAAGCTGGGGCAAGAAGACTTCTGGATTCTGTTCTTGAAGCCACTCAAGGAAAATCTGGGCCGGAAGGGGCATGA
- a CDS encoding ORC1-type DNA replication protein has protein sequence MDDNYLDSIFEKYLHAKKIFKNKEVLRHSYTPKELPHRREQIEELAHILVPVLRGETPSNVFVYGKTGTGKTVTIKFVTDELKRISDKYEIPVDVIYINCEIVDTQYRVLANIVNHFKNESGVEVPLVGWPTDEVYARLKEVIDARERFVIIVLDEIDKLIKKSGDDILYSLTRINTELGLAKVSIIGISNDLKFKEYLDARVLSSLSEEEVVFPPYDANQLRDILMQRAGDAFNEGVLDDGVVPLCAALAAREHGDARRALDLLRVAGEIAEREGASKVTERHVWKAQEKIEQDTMEEVIKTLPLHSKVLLYAIVLLDENGELPANTGDVYSVYMSLCDHIDLEPLTQRRVSDLINELDMLGIINAKVVSKGRYGRTKEIRLNVTPYKVKNIYRHDSQLQTMLTVSMSRQRRLL, from the coding sequence ATGGACGACAATTACCTTGATTCAATCTTCGAGAAGTACCTTCATGCCAAGAAGATATTCAAGAATAAAGAGGTCCTCAGGCATAGTTATACCCCCAAGGAGCTCCCCCACAGGCGCGAGCAGATTGAGGAGCTGGCACATATCTTGGTTCCCGTCCTCCGCGGCGAGACGCCTTCGAACGTTTTTGTGTACGGAAAGACGGGAACTGGTAAGACGGTTACCATAAAATTCGTTACCGATGAGCTGAAGAGGATCTCCGATAAGTATGAGATTCCCGTGGACGTCATCTACATCAATTGCGAGATAGTGGACACCCAGTACCGTGTTCTGGCGAACATCGTGAACCACTTTAAGAACGAGAGCGGCGTTGAGGTCCCCCTCGTTGGCTGGCCCACCGATGAGGTTTACGCACGGCTTAAGGAGGTAATCGACGCCCGTGAGCGCTTCGTTATAATAGTTCTGGACGAGATCGACAAGCTAATCAAAAAGAGCGGCGATGATATACTCTACTCCCTCACGAGGATAAACACCGAACTGGGCCTCGCGAAGGTGAGCATCATAGGCATCTCAAACGACCTCAAATTCAAGGAGTACCTCGATGCCCGCGTTCTCTCGAGCCTGAGCGAGGAGGAGGTCGTCTTTCCCCCGTACGACGCCAACCAGCTCAGGGATATTCTGATGCAGCGTGCCGGCGACGCGTTCAACGAGGGTGTTCTCGACGACGGCGTCGTGCCCCTGTGTGCCGCCCTGGCCGCGAGGGAGCACGGCGACGCGAGGAGGGCCCTTGACCTGCTCCGTGTTGCCGGTGAGATAGCCGAGCGCGAGGGTGCGAGCAAGGTCACGGAGAGGCACGTGTGGAAGGCCCAGGAGAAGATAGAACAGGACACGATGGAGGAGGTTATAAAGACCCTTCCTCTCCACTCGAAGGTTCTGCTCTACGCCATAGTCCTCCTGGACGAGAACGGTGAACTGCCCGCGAACACGGGCGACGTTTACTCGGTTTACATGTCCCTCTGCGACCACATCGACCTCGAACCCCTCACCCAGAGGCGCGTGAGCGACCTGATAAACGAGCTCGACATGCTCGGCATCATCAACGCCAAGGTCGTCAGCAAGGGCCGCTACGGCAGGACGAAGGAGATACGGCTCAACGTAACACCTTATAAAGTCAAGAACATATACAGACACGATTCCCAGCTTCAGACCATGCTGACGGTGAGCATGTCCCGCCAGAGGAGGCTGCTCTGA